The Glycine soja cultivar W05 chromosome 19, ASM419377v2, whole genome shotgun sequence genomic sequence GGAATTAGAGTCATAACAAAATGTGTGCATTCTGTGTTGTATACAGTGGAAGGGGTATATGGAGATGTTTGTACGACCCAAATTCATCACTTCTTATAACTGCTGGCTTTGACTCTGCTATTAAAGTACATCAACCTCGTGCTTCTCTGCCCAGGGGCTTGGAAGCAGCACAAGGGTCCCCTGGTAGGACAGAGATGTTTTCCATTTGCATCCCTAATGTGTTGAATCATAGTGGATTTATGGACAGGTAGGgttattaaatataatgaaCTCACTTGGGATGACTACTAACATTAGAAAATTTGGAACTGCTTTTGATATGCCTTTGTCTTCATACTCAGTTGTGTTTTCCGATTTCCATGTTGACTGGCCTTTTTGCCTCCTTTCTTGTTGCAGCAAGAGTGAATATGTTCGATGTTTGCGCTTTTCCTGTCAGGATTCTCTTTATGTTGCTACCAATCATGGTTATCTCTACCTTGCTAAATTATGTGATACTGGTGGTGCTCAGTGGAATCAACTTGTCCAGGTCAGCAATGGAGCACCAATTATCTGCATGGATTTATTGTCCAAGGACTCTTTTGAACTTGACTGTGGTGCTGAGGATTGGATTGCTATTGGAGATGGTAAAGGAAATATGACAGTTATTGGAGTTTCTAACGATGATTGTACTCCTACTGTGAGATTGTGCTTTACTTGGCCTGCTGAAATGGAGAGACAGCTCTTGGGTACTTATTGGTGTAAATCTCTGGGATGTAggtaatgaatttcttaaaccATGCATAGATACATGATGCCTGTTGATGAGATGTGAATctatccttctttcctttccccTGATGCTTGTCCTGGCCTCGCTATTAAAATGACAgtatgtaataaaaaaagaaatgcaCTCCACGCCATTATTAAACTTTAATCAGGGAAAAAACTCACTTATTCCGAATGTAGTTCAAGCTATATCTCTCTTTGGTTGACAGGTCATAAGATCATACAATTCAAACTGTGTTAAGCATACTCATCTCAGTTTCATCTTACCATATATATCACATAGCACTATCAAATGAGAGATTCTAGTTAGTATGTTATAATCCTATGTAGTTGTCCTAATCTGTTTCTTAaactattcttttattttgctttgtttcaaattaataaaatattctcaTTCTCTGGTGACACAATTGTGTAGGTATGTCTTCACAGCTGATCCTAGAGGAACATTGAAACTCTGGAGGTTGCCTGACCCTTCACAATCTGATCTTCCGAGCTCCATGAGGAGTAACAACGTATCATGTATAGCAGAGTTCACATCAAATTATGGAATGCGGATAATGTGTTTGGATGCATGCATGGAGGAAGAGGTATTCATCTGTCAATGGATTAGTATCCTCTCGTCTTTGTTATGAGAGAGAAAGGcatagaataattaaaatatgaccCATCATTACTTGTGTAGGATTCATTCATTTTGCTTGTGGCTCTCTCTCATAACATGGTATTTTCATGTACTTCTAGCATGAAAGGATCCAAATCTATCTCTCCATATTctacattttattcttattgGGGGTTAGTAGGTGGAATTTTGATGTGTTCATTGTTGCTAAATGATTCTCTGTGGAGGACTATTAGATACTCAATAGAATCTGACTTTATGATGCAATTAAAATagcattttaacaaaaaaatgctTTTATGTAGAGATAGACCTTAATGAGATTGTTCGATAACTACTCATGAGGAACAGAGACATGGGATATTTGTCAttctgaattttaaaatattatgatttgaATATACTAGTTTACAATTCAAAAATGGAAATTCATCTGAAATCTGAATTGCAGGTCCTAGCATGTGGAGATGTACGTGGCAATATGGTCCTGTTCCCTTTGCTAAAGAATCTGGTGCTGGGCATATCTGCTGCACAAGAAATGAAGATACCTCCAGTAAATCATTTCAAAGGAGTTCATGGGATTTCAAGTGTCTCCAGTGTTTCTGTGACTAAGCTTGGTTATAATCAGATTGAGATATGTTCAGTACGTTCAGCTATTCACCCTTCTAATTGTGGTGATCCAAATTTAAACTATTTGCCAAACATAAAATCCAGAGCACTCTTAATATTCTAACCTGAAAGTGCAGATATGGTTGTGGTCTACCTTGATTctaattgttgatttttattcttgttcAGACTGGAGCAGATGGCTGTATATGCTATCTGGAATTTGATAAAGAAATGCAGAATTTGCAATTTACGGGGATGAAACAAGTGAAAGGGTTATCTTTGATTGAATATGTTTCTGTGGATAACAACTCCGGTGATAAATTGTCAAGCAGTTATGCTGCTGGTTTTGCATCAGTGGATTTCATAGTATGGAACTTAGCTAATGAGAATAAGGTACTTTGACTACCTTTTCTTTTTACTCTGCTAAGTCAATATTTACATTCCCTTATGCATTGCAGTATACCATTACCACTTATTATAGATGTGATGATAACGTATGGTTTTATCAGGTGGTGAACATTCCATGTGGTGGATGGCGACGTCCTCATTCCTATTATCTAGGTGATATACCAGAGATGAAGAACTGCTTTGCCTTTATCAAGGTTTGCTTTCTGCTTTGAACCCTTAACTATTGAAAAATTCTGTATGCATTTCCTTGAGATTTATCTGTCCTAAAGCCCATTTACACCTGTTCATTAGTCATTAGATCTTTCTGCTCAAACTAAAAGTTGTTAAACTCTTGTTAGAAAATCTATGTAGTTACTGCTTTGAATTTGAGATCATTTTATGGATTGGGCTTGTATATGAGCTCTATAAGATATTCATGGCTTCAAGCCCCTTTTTGTGGCTTCAATGTGTCACCTTTTTTATTGGTTGAGCCTAACAATGAGGATGGACtaggtaaatttaaataaaaaccaaCTTTAACCTGATTTCCTTCTTGACAtgtgcttaatttttttatatgtaaaaaatttcCCAATCATATGTAAGGgtatttgaaagaaacatttgGTCAGCTTGTCTAGCTTCCCTTTGTTCTGTTTCTTCTATAACATGGGTGTAGgtagaagttaaaaaattactaaaattagAGTTGAAATTTATCACTGCAATTGTAGCATTAATCTTAGCAATTTCTTAAGCTTTTTCCAGCAGTCACTTTATTAGGTACTAGGCCTATTTTGTTCTggatgattattttttgttatcacAAACAATTTTCTGCATAACCCTAACAAATAAGGGCAATTATTACAGGATGAAATGATAAATATACATAGACACTGGATTCATAATAGAGATGGGAAGGTATATCCTCAAAGTTTGCACATGCAGTTCCACGGTAGAGAGATACATTCCTTGTGCTTTATCTCTGATGATGTGCTTGTTGGAGATAATTATAAGTGTGCCTTATTTTCTAAATCAAGTTGGATTGCAACTGGATGTGAAGATGGAACTGTGAGGTTGACATGGTAAGACCATTGTTGTCTGCTCCTGTAGAACTTGCTTGAATGCTTTATTATACCTAACCTGTCTGTTTGATTTAGGTACTCTCCAGGTATTGAAAATTGGTCTACATCAAAACTGCTTGGTGAACATGTTGGAGGATCGGCGGTAAGATCAATTTGTTGTGTGTCAAAAGTATACACCATTTCATCAGATACGGGCAATGTACCTGATGGGAGGATTGAACTGAATGCTGCTGTTGAGAACAATGATAACCCAACATTACTAATATCAGTGGGTGCAAAGCGTGTCTTAACTTCTTggatattaaaaaataggagGCTGGACAACAAAAATGACTTCGTAACTGATCATCAGTGTAATTCAGAAGGAGTTGATGATCAGTTTTTGTCAAATTTTTCCTCATCAATGACGTTCCAGTGGCTTTCCACTGATATGCCCGCCAAATATTCAATTACACACAATACTCCCGAAAATAATGTGGAGAAAATAGTTGGTATTGCTGAAAATGTTTCTAATACAAATAGTGATGCTAGAATGGGATCTCTGGTTTCTGAGAGCAGAACGGCAAACTTGATCAGAGATAAGCATGAAGATGACTGGAGATATCTTGCAGTCACTGCTTTTCTTGTTAAATGTTCTGGTTCCAGGTGAGAAAAGAGGCTTAATATTTGCTTTCTTGCTCATGTATTTGGTTAAACTCTAACTAATTTGatgcaaaaaataaaacctGAAACTAACTTTCCATTTTGGATATCTTTCAGGATATCTGtctgttttgttgttgttgcatgTTCAGATGCTACACTTGTGTTACGAGCTTTAGTTTTGCCCTTTCGCTTGTGGTATTTATACTTAATCCTGTCAaattctattataatttttctctgctttcttatttttctttctaacaTTTCACATGGTTCTTTTCCTTTTACCTGATGGCAGGTTTGGGGTTGCTTTACTGGTTCCTTTATTGGCACCTGTTTTATCATTGCAGCATATAATCTTTCCCATGTGTAGGCCTCATAAAGGTTTGTATGCCATGCCAGTGATTACTGCCAAGAGTTCTCCACCTCTTAATTCCTTCATTTCACGTTGATGTGGTAGTTTTATTGAAATAGCCCATAGTATTGCTAAGTTCAAATGCACTGGCATTGAGAAAGCCTAAGTTCAAAGATGAAATTGTCTCAAAGGTTCGGTTTAGTTGTGATCTCAGGGCTGCTTTTTAATAGTCCAAAGGCCTTGCTAGAATAGTTACATGGGTTCATTAGGATAATAGATTGTGACTAGTTAATTTGGTATTTGGTGCTAAGTTTTTCTTATCAGTCATTAGTAGTTGGAACTTTGAAGTCTTAAGTTTCAGAGGGTTGGATTTATGCTAACTCGTGTGTAAGTTATGGGAAGCTTATTCATAGGTTTGTAATACTttcaataaaatgatttttttattattattttagatgtGCTTCTGCCTCTTGTATAACGTCCCAACTCCCTACTAAAAGCATACCCTGCTTGTAATGCTAAATTTGTTATGTAATGACATTATTTAGATAATGGTGATTTGTagtgttttttttgtcatgCTTAGTTTATGAAACGACAGAAATAATTTGTCAAGATGACAAGTTGACTATACTGTTTCCTttctcatataatttttaaaatacttgcTATAATAATTTCAGGGGTTGTTGCTCATATATGTTCTGTCTAGCACCTGTTTTGCATAATTTTATTCATCTTATGTCTGAACTTTCTTTTGCAGAAAACATTCAAGTTGGAAATGTTTATATTGTGATTAGTGGGTCTACTGATGGAAGTGTTGCTTTTTGGGACCTAACTGATAGTGTTGAAGCTTTTATGCAGCAAGTTTCAGTTTGTAATGTTGAAAATTTTTTTGATTGCCAAAAACGACCACGCACAGGCAGAGGAAGTCAGGGTGGAAGACAGTGGAGATCTTTAAGCAGAGACTTATCAAAGAAAAGACAAGACGGCAAACTGGTCACTTTGAAAGCCGAAGACAGGACCCAAAGCATCAGTTATGCTACACAGGGGACCTCTTACATGCCAAGCAGTTCTGCTGACTGTGAGATGGTTTGTTCTCAATCTACACATATGGTTCCCCCAGAGTTAGAAAGCAAGACTGATAATTTGTCAGTGGAAATATGTGAAATACGGCCTCTATGCCGTTTGCAAAATATTCACCAATCTGGTGTCAACTGTCTCCATGTTTCAGAGATAAAGGGTGGGCAAATTACTGATAATTGTCATGTGTACAGCATAGTTACCGGGGGTGATGATCAAGCACTTCATCATCTCATGGTTGAATTATCACCTAAATCAATAAATTCAAGTGAAGGAATTTTGATCCCAGACATCATACATTTCGTCTCTGTACCTGAACATGGAAAGGACATCAATTTACAAAGTCAGAGCAAgaattataagattaaattcttaaattacCAAAAATTACCCTCTGCCCACAGCTCTTCTGTCAAAGGTAAAGCTGTGTAATAATACCTCTCTATCTACATGTTTTATTTCCTTGGTTTATAAAGAATAGTTGGCATGTCAGTCTTTCATTGTTTGATTCAATGCTCTTCTCTTTCCCCCAAAAAAGTTCAATTGCTTCATCTAGCATTTTGTCCCACTAAGAATGTTAAGCCTATTATTCCCCATATAATTGTTATAGTTTACAAAATACAAGAATATACTTGTCTGGTAGATTTGCCGAAAGATTACATTTGCTTTTCATTTGCTAAATTACTTATGGTCCTTGAAAACAATATATCCATTTTTGAATCACTTCATCAGATTGAAGCCAATATCTGGAAATGCATATTAACATTTCAATAAGTTTGATCATTGGTGCATCATAATCAACCTTTATTGTATGAAGGTGTCTGGACAGATGGATCTTGGGTGTTTTCGACTGGACTTGATCAGCGGATCAGATGCTGGCATCTTCTGCAGAGCAAACTAATTGAGCATTCATATCTAATAGTTAGTGTGCCAGAGCCAGAAGCGTTATCTGCTAGGGCTTGTGGCAGGTGATTGTTATATATGGTATGATGATCAAGTTAGGTGATTTATTGTTGCTTCTCTGAACTCTTGCTTTTGTCTTATGTAGGAACCATTATCAAATTGCTGTTGCTGGAAGAGGGATGcaaataattgaattttctGAATCTTTAAAGAAGATTGGTGACTAGTGTGGAGAgtgaagtgatttttttttttttttgttttatttatttatgtgtcAGACTAATTTATTGGGGGGGATTTTACCAACCTCGCTCAGATGAATCAAATCCTGCTGGTATTCATTTTTTTGTGTGCATGTGTGTGTGCACACACCCAAAACATCTCCCAGGTCCCAGCAAACAGTGCAGCTGTTGATTATGTACATCTACATGTGCAGTTTGCCAGGTGAAATTTTCTGTTTTAAGCCAAGGGAGCATTATCAGTTATTTCTGACAGAGACCTCTCACCCTCACAAACACAACCCCCCCTCTGTCTTGGAGCTGGGTTCTGCAAATGCCTCTGGATCAAGTCCCAAGGGGTCGAAGTTGTCACCTGGATAGAAGGGGGACGACCTAGTCAACGGTATTCAGCAGTGCAGTAACCAACTATGACTCGAGTTGCATGTATGGTTGTTCATTGCGCTAGACATTGGACTTGGAATTTTGAGATGATGAATCATCCTCTCATTTTACAGAGGAAATTAGCAGTAGAAAGGCAATAGCTTCTGCCTCTTCCTACCCTAATGTCAATTGGAACTCTCATTGAATTTGATGTCATTGCTACGGAGGAAGAATAAAATATGCAATTCTCTACATGAGCTCTCATAAAGCTTATGGGAAAAGATGGTTTTCCAGCTGTTTTTCCAACATAGGAGGTtatcaaatagaaaaaatggTACTCCTCATTCCAAAGACTGACCACCCAGatttatcaatcaatttagATCAATGTCCCTATGTAATGTGCCTTATCAATTTAGATCCATCTTTGCAAGCTACCTTTGTTCTTGGTAGGAATATAATGCAAACATCATTTTTGCGCATGAGCTAGTGAACTGCATGAGGATGAGCGTAATAAAGCCCTAGTGGAATAGACTTGAAAAAGCATATAATCGAATCTCTTCGTCCTTTATTCATTATTGTTTGGAGGGGCTAAATACCCCTTTGCTATATAAGCTAAATAGTAAATATCGCCTCACATGGAATGGTGATAATAGGGAAACATTCTATCCCACCAGAGGAGTCGGAGATCCAATGTCTTCGTATtcgtattctttttctttctaatgaTTTGCATGGAGAAATTCTCGTTTTATTCATGATGCTGTGGTCACAAATCTTATGTTTGTTGACGATCTCCTTAATCCTACAAAAGCTGCAGCTCAGCAATTGCAAGTTATCTTCACATTTTGTGTTCTGTATCAggtcagaaaataaaaacacagaAGACCaccatctcttttttttttttcaggaatGTTAATGAGATTGGAGACCTCATCACGCGAGAAGTGGATACTTAGTGGCAACAGGTCTGGGCAAATACCCGGGATCACTCCCTTGTCAATGAAACAGAACTAGCTTGCTGGATGAAACAGACAATGCTTATCAATAGTTGGGAGAATCGTTTTAGCCCATTCAGTGTTGGGGTCCTATGGCAAGTTTCCTGATGCAACACCCCAAAGTTCTTGGAATTTCCAatgcgagagagagagagagagcaattATGTagaacacattaaaaaaatgctcATAATCCTTGACTATGTAACCTAAATCAAGGAAAGCACCAAGAGTAAGTATGCTGATAATAGGGGAATTCCTAGCACCCTTTCTTATATCAGGTAGGCCTTTCCTCCATCACATTGGAATACCTTAAACACGGATACGAAGGCTCAGAGCATCTTTAGTGGTGTTGATATAAGCAATTTAATTTGTGTCACTCAATCttaagtaatttaattaattttctctccAATGAGCATTTCTATTAATAAGTTGTTTAActcaaaaatattatatttctctctcttatatttaatataaggtTAAGCAATACATGAGCAATAGATGTTTATGTAAGCATCTCTCTAATTTTTAGCAACTCAAAATCATCTTTAGtacatcaaaatatattttttttgttaaataactTCCATTGTAAATGCTCTAAAAGACACCAGGGGAGATGGCGGTCACTGCATTGCAAGTTAGCAACATTTATATTGGGAAACTTCCCAATATTCTGTTATAATATTGGTCACTAACGCCTTCTTGGTTGAGCTCTGGGGACTGGGGAGTGCTAAAGGATCTTGAACTTCCCTAGAGCCTTGGCATCAGGAAATTTATATTGGGAATTATTACTTGTAATTCCAGCAATTTCATTAAGAGAATTACAAAGTGGTTGACCGAGAATTGGATTATCAAAGTGAGTTAAGATTATGATATTctttagattaaattaaaaataatgtattttttatttactatctataaaaataaatttactaagaatatgatgattttaattgtttttgttatgATTTATGAAGAGATacatcttaattttaattttaactttaactttagaagaattaaatccttaatataatttttttaatctttacgtCAAGTCCAGCCATACTCTCAACGTGGATTACGCACGCAAAACTTCGAAAGAAAAAAGTAGGTGTTTAAATAAGAGAAATGTTTGGGGAAAACTTGACTGTCTATGATC encodes the following:
- the LOC114400277 gene encoding uncharacterized protein LOC114400277 isoform X2, which translates into the protein MVLKVQSPVRCLLYSMRLWGHNLEVFRIASGTIFNEIIVWKVAPQHNKSSSHQENHYHQSISSSNCCQIKDQLYEAIHVCKLIGHEGSIFRIAWSSCGSKLISVSDDRSARVWAVATEREHSLCHDPVALVLFGHYARVWDCCMYDNLIVTVSEDCTCRIWGVDGKQLQVIKEHIGRGIWRCLYDPNSSLLITAGFDSAIKVHQPRASLPRGLEAAQGSPGRTEMFSICIPNVLNHSGFMDSKSEYVRCLRFSCQDSLYVATNHGYLYLAKLCDTGGAQWNQLVQVSNGAPIICMDLLSKDSFELDCGAEDWIAIGDGKGNMTVIGVSNDDCTPTVRLCFTWPAEMERQLLGTYWCKSLGCRYVFTADPRGTLKLWRLPDPSQSDLPSSMRSNNVSCIAEFTSNYGMRIMCLDACMEEEVLACGDVRGNMVLFPLLKNLVLGISAAQEMKIPPVNHFKGVHGISSVSSVSVTKLGYNQIEICSTGADGCICYLEFDKEMQNLQFTGMKQVKGLSLIEYVSVDNNSGDKLSSSYAAGFASVDFIVWNLANENKVVNIPCGGWRRPHSYYLGDIPEMKNCFAFIKDEMINIHRHWIHNRDGKVYPQSLHMQFHGREIHSLCFISDDVLVGDNYKCALFSKSSWIATGCEDGTVRLTWYSPGIENWSTSKLLGEHVGGSAVRSICCVSKVYTISSDTGNVPDGRIELNAAVENNDNPTLLISVGAKRVLTSWILKNRRLDNKNDFVTDHQCNSEGVDDQFLSNFSSSMTFQWLSTDMPAKYSITHNTPENNVEKIVGIAENVSNTNSDARMGSLVSESRTANLIRDKHEDDWRYLAVTAFLVKCSGSRISVCFVVVACSDATLVLRALVLPFRLWFGVALLVPLLAPVLSLQHIIFPMCRPHKENIQVGNVYIVISGSTDGSVAFWDLTDSVEAFMQQVSVCNVENFFDCQKRPRTGRGSQGGRQWRSLSRDLSKKRQDGKLVTLKAEDRTQSISYATQGTSYMPSSSADCEMVCSQSTHMVPPELESKTDNLSVEICEIRPLCRLQNIHQSGVNCLHVSEIKGGQITDNCHVYSIVTGGDDQALHHLMVELSPKSINSSEGILIPDIIHFVSVPEHGKDINLQSQSKNYKIKFLNYQKLPSAHSSSVKGVWTDGSWVFSTGLDQRIRCWHLLQSKLIEHSYLIVSVPEPEALSARACGRNHYQIAVAGRGMQIIEFSESLKKIGD
- the LOC114400277 gene encoding uncharacterized protein LOC114400277 isoform X1 → MDSANGTTAVEEQRLTERSMHRGPYLGDISALCFLRIPNLSLPFLLAGLGSEITLYDLELSKRVRSFSVFEGVRVHGIASSFPQENVIAVFGETRVKLFSFAFDSASRSPELTFVHLLPKFGHWVLDVSFLKGSLPHSNVESEFLAVGCSDNSVHVWDISNSKMVLKVQSPVRCLLYSMRLWGHNLEVFRIASGTIFNEIIVWKVAPQHNKSSSHQENHYHQSISSSNCCQIKDQLYEAIHVCKLIGHEGSIFRIAWSSCGSKLISVSDDRSARVWAVATEREHSLCHDPVALVLFGHYARVWDCCMYDNLIVTVSEDCTCRIWGVDGKQLQVIKEHIGRGIWRCLYDPNSSLLITAGFDSAIKVHQPRASLPRGLEAAQGSPGRTEMFSICIPNVLNHSGFMDSKSEYVRCLRFSCQDSLYVATNHGYLYLAKLCDTGGAQWNQLVQVSNGAPIICMDLLSKDSFELDCGAEDWIAIGDGKGNMTVIGVSNDDCTPTVRLCFTWPAEMERQLLGTYWCKSLGCRYVFTADPRGTLKLWRLPDPSQSDLPSSMRSNNVSCIAEFTSNYGMRIMCLDACMEEEVLACGDVRGNMVLFPLLKNLVLGISAAQEMKIPPVNHFKGVHGISSVSSVSVTKLGYNQIEICSTGADGCICYLEFDKEMQNLQFTGMKQVKGLSLIEYVSVDNNSGDKLSSSYAAGFASVDFIVWNLANENKVVNIPCGGWRRPHSYYLGDIPEMKNCFAFIKDEMINIHRHWIHNRDGKVYPQSLHMQFHGREIHSLCFISDDVLVGDNYKCALFSKSSWIATGCEDGTVRLTWYSPGIENWSTSKLLGEHVGGSAVRSICCVSKVYTISSDTGNVPDGRIELNAAVENNDNPTLLISVGAKRVLTSWILKNRRLDNKNDFVTDHQCNSEGVDDQFLSNFSSSMTFQWLSTDMPAKYSITHNTPENNVEKIVGIAENVSNTNSDARMGSLVSESRTANLIRDKHEDDWRYLAVTAFLVKCSGSRISVCFVVVACSDATLVLRALVLPFRLWFGVALLVPLLAPVLSLQHIIFPMCRPHKENIQVGNVYIVISGSTDGSVAFWDLTDSVEAFMQQVSVCNVENFFDCQKRPRTGRGSQGGRQWRSLSRDLSKKRQDGKLVTLKAEDRTQSISYATQGTSYMPSSSADCEMVCSQSTHMVPPELESKTDNLSVEICEIRPLCRLQNIHQSGVNCLHVSEIKGGQITDNCHVYSIVTGGDDQALHHLMVELSPKSINSSEGILIPDIIHFVSVPEHGKDINLQSQSKNYKIKFLNYQKLPSAHSSSVKGVWTDGSWVFSTGLDQRIRCWHLLQSKLIEHSYLIVSVPEPEALSARACGRNHYQIAVAGRGMQIIEFSESLKKIGD